One Bombus vancouverensis nearcticus chromosome 7, iyBomVanc1_principal, whole genome shotgun sequence DNA window includes the following coding sequences:
- the dop gene encoding microtubule-associated serine/threonine (MAST) protein kinase dop isoform X1, giving the protein MDQNRNRPSRPRLRSHGNSARVLVFDQAESEESACSTEAEVQKRPIPPKVESKEAPVRPVSGELSNLVRMRNSAIGKSAPSLSVHVRDFNIPRRAAKAAHRKSFIATTSPTLPRCHSPLSAFVPIVGSPLESPRMSSSPHFAFAPIKRIGGGTTGTGDGRRWSVASLPSSGYGTTPGSSNVSSQYSSQERLHQLPNVPTKDELRMLSCHFSKPGTPCSSHPGFPGSSISSIPGSVSLSLDEEGRRSPLHRPRSRSLSSPSRSPVLDSEIVMMNTLYKERFPKATQQMEERLTNFINENKELDEYEVMANMTQDSLPILRFVHHQVIEMARDCLQKSQEKLITTRYFYEMSENLEHLLMETKDKSLDAATRLTGLIKKLLLVISRPARLLECLEFDPEEFYHLLEQAEGQAKVNAGIKNDIPQYIINKLSLNRDPISELQEDLNKLEDSASSSDSNLQIASSPNKDDEKSHRVPCEGDYEVLKLISNGAYGAVYLVKEKTTRQRFAMKKINKNNLMLRNQVEQVFAERDIMSFTDNPFVVSMYCSFETKKHLCLVMEYVEGGDCANLLKNIGPLPPDMARFYFAETVLAVEYLHSYGIVHRDLKPDNLLITALGHIKLTDFGLSKMGLMSLATNLYEGYIDRDTRQFSDKQVFGTPEYIAPEVILRQGYGKPVDWWSMGIILYEFLIGCVPFFGDTPEELFAHTVNDDIDWPDEDDWPVQPEAKDIITALLQQSPRDRLGTGGSHEVKEHPYFYGVNWNSLLRQKAEFVPQLINDEDTSYFDTRMDRYNHDIGDDTDDTDDSPLFGSFSSYSPQSRKISQTRPPQINPEQTESDVSKKQLFRTELERTVAQLSFGSNSSTTPPSKLAESTPSEKNRPSSSIRNTTYIETPPKADKSNTSFTSPATVTSGESQLTVIKNSHIEGTCISLSTPDSSQTESEDISPQIQRKRHVHSRDKLPRFSICIDDEHMLDLFAANRDTTEESKHNSSTDSFESFNAISIIPSAKQKSRSVIKSASTSGLSLVIPTSDFSYDASLNTQPIESPGGSSTASSRDTSPCRELSPLVTSLKPPIIIRRGPCGFGFTVHTIRVYYGDSDFYTMHHLVMAVDQSSPAFEAGLRPGDLITHINGEPVQGLYHIQVLQLMLSGGDHVTLRSTPLENTSIKTGGRRRDLTQSKMARRTLHKQRKLKRDHSDKKRKTSLFKRISSKRASVEMQQPLTISCPLSAPILSSDSKPPLMMAAGICSPSMVTPSRSFQSFTRSQETSPYFAACTKSVCSPSPPTNRVNSDSYHSTGNSSPCSSPNSSSPGSTTSAANLPTIANQSHYQRPSTLHGLKHKLHTAAKNIHSPNRRKSVGHIPLSPLARTPSPSPLPASPTRSPSPLAFPTGHQPGSSNTTQSYSPGVCLSTPNNQKKSYGRPKSAEPGSPLLRRALSPDRLHPRSAENKTSISPLANTVVKVTPRATIAQSYSETPEECSDSFKEPNDSKVEKKVSTESKSDYSKISHGISINLGNVGISNSCGSTQLPRIAEEKDSPTSSKADDYSKEVLPLDKMDKNNTSMSKLTESENTDDRSDRVESKTERQNLCTKNLEVLSINKIEESAQSDNCSNVQARSSQSTFHKQSQNIEKGSQASSQKTSSQNSEKGSQSSCQKILLQASEKSLQSSAQKILSQANERGFMQGVSQKSSQNNEKVSLAAVQKLLQGNEKTSVPHKVTEQKAAGKNSEANLEGRKISKKYKIDSSDGSSNTSSTQHSNTFEAMGTGKDKKNN; this is encoded by the exons atGGACCAGAACAGAAATAGACCAAGTAGACCCCGTCTTCGTTCTCATGGCAATTCTGCCAGAGTACTCGTATTTGATCAAGCTGAAAGCGAAGAATCTGCATGCAGCACTGAAGCAGAAGTGCAAAAACGTCCAATTCCACCAAAAGTAGAGAGCAAGGAAGCTCCAGTTCGGCCTG TTAGTGGAGAACTCTCAAATCTGGTTCGAATGAGGAATTCTGCAATTGGGAAGTCTGCACCTTCGTTATCTGTTCACGTG CGTGATTTTAACATTCCTCGGCGTGCTGCTAAAGCAGCTCATCGTAAATCTTTTATTGCAACAACATCTCCAACTTTACCACGTTGTCATTCACCATTGTCAG CATTTGTCCCGATTGTAGGCAGTCCTCTAGAGAGTCCTAGGATGTCATCCAGTCCACATTTTGCTTTTGCTCCAATTAAAAG GATCGGTGGGGGTACCACAGGAACTGGAGATGGCAGACGATGGTCAGTTGCTAGCTTACCATCTAGTGGTTATGGTACAACACCAGGTTCCAGTAATGTTTCG TCACAGTACTCGAGTCAAGAACGCTTGCACCAACTTCCAAATGTTCCCACCAAGGACGAATTACGTATGCTTTCTTGCCATTTTTCTAAACCCGGCACACCGTGTTCTTCGCATCCAGGTTTTCCAGGATCTAGTATTTCTAGTATTCCAGGCAGTGTATCTCTCAGTCTCGATGAAGAAGGTCGTAGGTCACCGTTACACAGACCACGGTCACGAAGTTTAAG CAGTCCAAGTCGATCTCCTGTATTGGACAGCGAAATTGTTATGATGAATACTCTTTATAAGGAAAGATTTCCAAAG GCAACACAACAAATGGAAGAACGTTTAactaattttattaatgaaaacaagGAATTGGATGAATATGAGGTAATGGCAAATATGACCCAAGATTCACTACCGATTTTACGGTTTGTGCATCATCAAGTAATTGAAATGGCGAGGGACTGTTTACAAAAATCTCaggaaaaattaattacaactagatatttttacgaaatgaGTGAAAATTTGGAACATTTGTTGATGGAG ACAAAAGATAAATCACTTGATGCAGCAACAAGATTAACAGGGCTTATCAAAAAATTACTATTAGTAATATCACGTCCAGCTCGTCTATTGGAATGTTTAGAATTTGATCCAGAAGAGTTTTATCATTTACTCGAACAGGCTGAAGGTCAAGCAAAAGTTAACGCGGGAATAAAAAACGATATACCTCAGTATATTATTAACAAACTTTCTCTTAATAGAGATCCAATATCAG AACTGcaagaagatttaaataaactaGAAGATTCGGCAAGTTCGAGCGATAGTAATTTACAAATCGCTTCAAGTCCAAATAAAGACGATGAAAAGTCTCACCGCGTTCCTTGTGAAGGCGATTATGAAGTATTGAAACTCATTAGTAATGGTGCATACGGCGCAGTGTATTTGGTTAAGGAGAAAACTACACGACAAAGATTTGCtatgaagaaaataaataagaacaaTTTGATGCTAAGAAATCAAGTAGAACAAGTTTTTGCTGAGAGAGATATAATGAGCTTTACAGACAATCCATTTGTAGTTTCTATGTACTGCAGCTTCGAAACAAAA AAGCACTTGTGCTTAGTAATGGAATATGTAGAGGGTGGAGATTGCGcgaatcttttaaaaaatatcggTCCATTGCCACCGGATATGGCAAGATTTTATTTTGCAGAAACCGTTTTAGCTGTTGAATATTTGCACAGTTACGGTATTGTTCATCGAGATTTGAAACCTGACAA TTTACTTATTACTGCCCTTGGTCACATTAAGCTTACTGACTTTGGTCTCAGTAAAATGGGTCTTATGTCCT TGGCGACAAATCTTTACGAAGGATACATAGATAGGGATACGAGACAATTTTCCGATAAACAAGTGTTCGGCACACCTGAATACATCGCCCCTGAAGTTATATTACGCCAGGGATATGGTAAACCTGTTGATTGGTGGTCTATGGGCATTATATTGTACGAATTTCTAATTGGCTGTGTACCATTTTTTGGTGATACTCCAGAAGAGTTGTTTGCTCATACTGTTAACG ATGATATCGATTGGCCAGATGAGGATGATTGGCCTGTTCAGCCAGAAGCAAAAGATATTATAACAGCGTTGCTTCAACAAAGTCCTAGAGATCGTTTAGGCACTGGTGGATCTCATGAAGTAAAAGAGCACCCTTATTTTTATGGAGTAAATTGGAATAGTTTACTCAGACAAAAGGCTGAATTCGTACCTCAATTAATCAATGACGAAGATACAAGCTACTTTGATA CTCGTATGGATAGATATAATCACGATATAGGCGACGATACTGATGACACCGATGACTCCCCTTTGTTCGGATCGTTCTCCTCGTATTCTCCGCAGTCACGAAAAATATCTCAAACCCGTCCACCGCAGATAAATCCTGAACAAACAGAGTCGGATGTCTCAAAGAAACAATTATTCCGTACTGAGCTCGAACGCACAGTCGCGCAATTGTCTTTCGGATCTAATAGCTCAACTACTCCTCCATCCAAATTAGCGGAATCAACTCCGTCAGAAAAGAATCGACCTTCTTCGTCCATTAGAAATACCACGTACATCGAAACGCCTCCAAAGGCGGACAAGTCGAACACGTCATTCACGAGTCCTGCCACGGTGACCAGTGGCGAGTCCCAACTAACAGTTATAAAAAACAGTCACATAGAAGGGACGTGCATCAGTTTGAGTACACCCGATTCCTCGCAAACGGAGTCTGAGGATATCAGTCCGCAGATCCAGAGAAAACGACACGTGCATTCTCGTGATAAGCTGCCCAGGTTCAGTATATGCATTGATGATGAACACAT GTTGGATTTATTTGCTGCAAACAGAGATACAACCGAGGAAAGCAAGCATAATTCTAGTACCGATTCTTTCGAATCATTCAACGCCATATCAATTATTCCATCCGCGAAACAAAAGTCGCGGTCTGTAATTAAGTCCGCATCCACTAGTGGATTGTCCTTAGTTATACCAACCAGTGATTTCTCTT ATGATGCGTCATTAAATACTCAACCAATCGAATCTCCTGGTGGATCATCCACTGCCTCTTCAAGAGATACATCCCCTTGTCGCGAACTGAGTCCACTGGTAACTAGCCTAAAACCTCCTATTATCATTCGAAGAGGGCCGTGTGGATTTGGCTTCACTGTGCACACTATCAGGGTTTATTATGGTGATAGTGATTTTTACACTATGCATCATTTGGTTATG GCTGTAGATCAATCCAGTCCAGCCTTTGAAGCTGGTTTAAGACCAGGAGATCTTATAACGCATATAAATGGCGAGCCAGTCCAGGGTTTATATCATATACAAGTTCTTCAATTAATGTTGAGTGGTGGCGATCACGTAACATTGCGTAGTACACCATTAGAAAATACTAGTATTAAGACGGGCGGAAGGAGAAGAGATCTGACTCAGAGCAAAATGGCACGCAGAACGCTGCATAAACAGCGCAAACTAAAACGTGATCATTCCGATAAGAAACGAAAGACGTCCCTTTTTAAACGAATTAGTTCGAAACGAGCTAGTGTAGAGATGCAACAG CCATTAACTATCAGTTGTCCATTGTCAGCACCCATTCTATCCAGCGACAGCAAACCTCCACTTATG ATGGCTGCGGGAATCTGTTCACCGTCAATGGTAACACCTAGTCGGTCGTTCCAGTCATTCACACGTTCTCAAGAAACGTCACCATACTTTGCAGCCTGTACAAAGTCTGTCTGCAGCCCGTCACCTCCAACAAATCGCGTTAACTCGGATTCTTATCACTCCACGGGGAATTCAAGTCCCTGTTCCAGTCCAAACTCTTCGTCTCCAGGCTCCACTACGTCTGCTGCAAATCTACCGACTATCGCCAATCAGTCCCATTACCAGAGGCCGAGCACGCTTCACGGTTTGAAGCACAAATTACACACAGCTGCAAAGAACATTCATTCGCCGAATCGTAGAAAATCTGTGGGACATATACCATTGTCTCCATTGGCGAGAACTCCGAGTCCATCGCCCCTTCCAGCCAGTCCTACTAGAAGTCCTAGTCCGCTAGCTTTTCCTACAGGACATCAACCTGGTAGCTCGAATACTACGCAGTCCTATAGCCCAG GTGTCTGCTTATCAACGCCGAACAATCAGAAAAAAAGTTATGGACGACCGAAGTCAGCAGAGCCCGGTTCCCCGTTGTTGAGAAGGGCGCTTAGTCCAGACAGACTTCATCCTCGATCTGCGGAGAACAAAACATCGATCTCACCATTGGCAAACACAGTGGTGAAAGTAACTCCACGTGCAACTATAGCGCAATCCTACTCAGAAACCCCCGAGGAGTGTAGTGATAGCTTCAAAGAGCCAAACGACTCAAAAGTGGAGAAGAAAGTGTCAACGGAATCAAAGTCGGATTATTCGAAAATATCTCATGGGATATCGATCAATTTGGGAAACGTAGGTATATCTAATTCTTGCGGCAGCACACAGCTGCCCAGAATAGCAGAAGAGAAGGATTCACCGACCAGTTCAAAGGCTGACGATTACTCGAAGGAAGTTCTACCTTTAGATAAGATGGATAAAAATAACACGTCTATGAGTAAATTGACAGAATCAGAGAATACTGATGACCGTAGTGATCGTGTTGAATCAAAGACAGAGAGGCAGAATTTGTGTACAAAAAATTTAGAAGTTTTATCTATTAATAAGATTGAGGAGAGCGCTCAATCAGATAATTGTTCTAATGTACAAGCGCGTAGTTCGCAAAGCACATTTCACAAGCAATCTCAGAACATTGAAAAAGGTTCACAAGCTTCATCTCAAAAGACATCATCACAAAATAGTGAAAAAGGCTCGCAATCTTCGTGTCAAAAAATATTGTTGCAAGCTAGTGAAAAGAGTTTGCAATCTTCCGCCCAGAAAATATTATCACAAGCCAACGAAAGAGGCTTCATGCAAGGTGTATCACAGAAGTCATCTCAAAACAACGAGAAAGTGTCACTGGCTGCGGTGCAGAAACTACTTCAAGGCAATGAAAAAACATCTGTGCCTCATAAAGTGACCGAACAAAAGGCAGCTGGTAAAAATTCAGAGGCTAATCTGGAAGGGAGGAAAATATCGAAGAAGTACAAAATTGATAGCTCTGACGGCTCAAGTAACACTTCCTCCACACAACACTCGAACACATTTGAGGCTATGGGGACTGGGAAGGACAAGAAaaacaattaa
- the dop gene encoding microtubule-associated serine/threonine (MAST) protein kinase dop isoform X2 produces MDQNRNRPSRPRLRSHGNSARVLVFDQAESEESACSTEAEVQKRPIPPKVESKEAPVRPVSGELSNLVRMRNSAIGKSAPSLSVHVRDFNIPRRAAKAAHRKSFIATTSPTLPRCHSPLSGSPLESPRMSSSPHFAFAPIKRIGGGTTGTGDGRRWSVASLPSSGYGTTPGSSNVSSQYSSQERLHQLPNVPTKDELRMLSCHFSKPGTPCSSHPGFPGSSISSIPGSVSLSLDEEGRRSPLHRPRSRSLSSPSRSPVLDSEIVMMNTLYKERFPKATQQMEERLTNFINENKELDEYEVMANMTQDSLPILRFVHHQVIEMARDCLQKSQEKLITTRYFYEMSENLEHLLMETKDKSLDAATRLTGLIKKLLLVISRPARLLECLEFDPEEFYHLLEQAEGQAKVNAGIKNDIPQYIINKLSLNRDPISELQEDLNKLEDSASSSDSNLQIASSPNKDDEKSHRVPCEGDYEVLKLISNGAYGAVYLVKEKTTRQRFAMKKINKNNLMLRNQVEQVFAERDIMSFTDNPFVVSMYCSFETKKHLCLVMEYVEGGDCANLLKNIGPLPPDMARFYFAETVLAVEYLHSYGIVHRDLKPDNLLITALGHIKLTDFGLSKMGLMSLATNLYEGYIDRDTRQFSDKQVFGTPEYIAPEVILRQGYGKPVDWWSMGIILYEFLIGCVPFFGDTPEELFAHTVNDDIDWPDEDDWPVQPEAKDIITALLQQSPRDRLGTGGSHEVKEHPYFYGVNWNSLLRQKAEFVPQLINDEDTSYFDTRMDRYNHDIGDDTDDTDDSPLFGSFSSYSPQSRKISQTRPPQINPEQTESDVSKKQLFRTELERTVAQLSFGSNSSTTPPSKLAESTPSEKNRPSSSIRNTTYIETPPKADKSNTSFTSPATVTSGESQLTVIKNSHIEGTCISLSTPDSSQTESEDISPQIQRKRHVHSRDKLPRFSICIDDEHMLDLFAANRDTTEESKHNSSTDSFESFNAISIIPSAKQKSRSVIKSASTSGLSLVIPTSDFSYDASLNTQPIESPGGSSTASSRDTSPCRELSPLVTSLKPPIIIRRGPCGFGFTVHTIRVYYGDSDFYTMHHLVMAVDQSSPAFEAGLRPGDLITHINGEPVQGLYHIQVLQLMLSGGDHVTLRSTPLENTSIKTGGRRRDLTQSKMARRTLHKQRKLKRDHSDKKRKTSLFKRISSKRASVEMQQPLTISCPLSAPILSSDSKPPLMMAAGICSPSMVTPSRSFQSFTRSQETSPYFAACTKSVCSPSPPTNRVNSDSYHSTGNSSPCSSPNSSSPGSTTSAANLPTIANQSHYQRPSTLHGLKHKLHTAAKNIHSPNRRKSVGHIPLSPLARTPSPSPLPASPTRSPSPLAFPTGHQPGSSNTTQSYSPGVCLSTPNNQKKSYGRPKSAEPGSPLLRRALSPDRLHPRSAENKTSISPLANTVVKVTPRATIAQSYSETPEECSDSFKEPNDSKVEKKVSTESKSDYSKISHGISINLGNVGISNSCGSTQLPRIAEEKDSPTSSKADDYSKEVLPLDKMDKNNTSMSKLTESENTDDRSDRVESKTERQNLCTKNLEVLSINKIEESAQSDNCSNVQARSSQSTFHKQSQNIEKGSQASSQKTSSQNSEKGSQSSCQKILLQASEKSLQSSAQKILSQANERGFMQGVSQKSSQNNEKVSLAAVQKLLQGNEKTSVPHKVTEQKAAGKNSEANLEGRKISKKYKIDSSDGSSNTSSTQHSNTFEAMGTGKDKKNN; encoded by the exons atGGACCAGAACAGAAATAGACCAAGTAGACCCCGTCTTCGTTCTCATGGCAATTCTGCCAGAGTACTCGTATTTGATCAAGCTGAAAGCGAAGAATCTGCATGCAGCACTGAAGCAGAAGTGCAAAAACGTCCAATTCCACCAAAAGTAGAGAGCAAGGAAGCTCCAGTTCGGCCTG TTAGTGGAGAACTCTCAAATCTGGTTCGAATGAGGAATTCTGCAATTGGGAAGTCTGCACCTTCGTTATCTGTTCACGTG CGTGATTTTAACATTCCTCGGCGTGCTGCTAAAGCAGCTCATCGTAAATCTTTTATTGCAACAACATCTCCAACTTTACCACGTTGTCATTCACCATTGTCAG GCAGTCCTCTAGAGAGTCCTAGGATGTCATCCAGTCCACATTTTGCTTTTGCTCCAATTAAAAG GATCGGTGGGGGTACCACAGGAACTGGAGATGGCAGACGATGGTCAGTTGCTAGCTTACCATCTAGTGGTTATGGTACAACACCAGGTTCCAGTAATGTTTCG TCACAGTACTCGAGTCAAGAACGCTTGCACCAACTTCCAAATGTTCCCACCAAGGACGAATTACGTATGCTTTCTTGCCATTTTTCTAAACCCGGCACACCGTGTTCTTCGCATCCAGGTTTTCCAGGATCTAGTATTTCTAGTATTCCAGGCAGTGTATCTCTCAGTCTCGATGAAGAAGGTCGTAGGTCACCGTTACACAGACCACGGTCACGAAGTTTAAG CAGTCCAAGTCGATCTCCTGTATTGGACAGCGAAATTGTTATGATGAATACTCTTTATAAGGAAAGATTTCCAAAG GCAACACAACAAATGGAAGAACGTTTAactaattttattaatgaaaacaagGAATTGGATGAATATGAGGTAATGGCAAATATGACCCAAGATTCACTACCGATTTTACGGTTTGTGCATCATCAAGTAATTGAAATGGCGAGGGACTGTTTACAAAAATCTCaggaaaaattaattacaactagatatttttacgaaatgaGTGAAAATTTGGAACATTTGTTGATGGAG ACAAAAGATAAATCACTTGATGCAGCAACAAGATTAACAGGGCTTATCAAAAAATTACTATTAGTAATATCACGTCCAGCTCGTCTATTGGAATGTTTAGAATTTGATCCAGAAGAGTTTTATCATTTACTCGAACAGGCTGAAGGTCAAGCAAAAGTTAACGCGGGAATAAAAAACGATATACCTCAGTATATTATTAACAAACTTTCTCTTAATAGAGATCCAATATCAG AACTGcaagaagatttaaataaactaGAAGATTCGGCAAGTTCGAGCGATAGTAATTTACAAATCGCTTCAAGTCCAAATAAAGACGATGAAAAGTCTCACCGCGTTCCTTGTGAAGGCGATTATGAAGTATTGAAACTCATTAGTAATGGTGCATACGGCGCAGTGTATTTGGTTAAGGAGAAAACTACACGACAAAGATTTGCtatgaagaaaataaataagaacaaTTTGATGCTAAGAAATCAAGTAGAACAAGTTTTTGCTGAGAGAGATATAATGAGCTTTACAGACAATCCATTTGTAGTTTCTATGTACTGCAGCTTCGAAACAAAA AAGCACTTGTGCTTAGTAATGGAATATGTAGAGGGTGGAGATTGCGcgaatcttttaaaaaatatcggTCCATTGCCACCGGATATGGCAAGATTTTATTTTGCAGAAACCGTTTTAGCTGTTGAATATTTGCACAGTTACGGTATTGTTCATCGAGATTTGAAACCTGACAA TTTACTTATTACTGCCCTTGGTCACATTAAGCTTACTGACTTTGGTCTCAGTAAAATGGGTCTTATGTCCT TGGCGACAAATCTTTACGAAGGATACATAGATAGGGATACGAGACAATTTTCCGATAAACAAGTGTTCGGCACACCTGAATACATCGCCCCTGAAGTTATATTACGCCAGGGATATGGTAAACCTGTTGATTGGTGGTCTATGGGCATTATATTGTACGAATTTCTAATTGGCTGTGTACCATTTTTTGGTGATACTCCAGAAGAGTTGTTTGCTCATACTGTTAACG ATGATATCGATTGGCCAGATGAGGATGATTGGCCTGTTCAGCCAGAAGCAAAAGATATTATAACAGCGTTGCTTCAACAAAGTCCTAGAGATCGTTTAGGCACTGGTGGATCTCATGAAGTAAAAGAGCACCCTTATTTTTATGGAGTAAATTGGAATAGTTTACTCAGACAAAAGGCTGAATTCGTACCTCAATTAATCAATGACGAAGATACAAGCTACTTTGATA CTCGTATGGATAGATATAATCACGATATAGGCGACGATACTGATGACACCGATGACTCCCCTTTGTTCGGATCGTTCTCCTCGTATTCTCCGCAGTCACGAAAAATATCTCAAACCCGTCCACCGCAGATAAATCCTGAACAAACAGAGTCGGATGTCTCAAAGAAACAATTATTCCGTACTGAGCTCGAACGCACAGTCGCGCAATTGTCTTTCGGATCTAATAGCTCAACTACTCCTCCATCCAAATTAGCGGAATCAACTCCGTCAGAAAAGAATCGACCTTCTTCGTCCATTAGAAATACCACGTACATCGAAACGCCTCCAAAGGCGGACAAGTCGAACACGTCATTCACGAGTCCTGCCACGGTGACCAGTGGCGAGTCCCAACTAACAGTTATAAAAAACAGTCACATAGAAGGGACGTGCATCAGTTTGAGTACACCCGATTCCTCGCAAACGGAGTCTGAGGATATCAGTCCGCAGATCCAGAGAAAACGACACGTGCATTCTCGTGATAAGCTGCCCAGGTTCAGTATATGCATTGATGATGAACACAT GTTGGATTTATTTGCTGCAAACAGAGATACAACCGAGGAAAGCAAGCATAATTCTAGTACCGATTCTTTCGAATCATTCAACGCCATATCAATTATTCCATCCGCGAAACAAAAGTCGCGGTCTGTAATTAAGTCCGCATCCACTAGTGGATTGTCCTTAGTTATACCAACCAGTGATTTCTCTT ATGATGCGTCATTAAATACTCAACCAATCGAATCTCCTGGTGGATCATCCACTGCCTCTTCAAGAGATACATCCCCTTGTCGCGAACTGAGTCCACTGGTAACTAGCCTAAAACCTCCTATTATCATTCGAAGAGGGCCGTGTGGATTTGGCTTCACTGTGCACACTATCAGGGTTTATTATGGTGATAGTGATTTTTACACTATGCATCATTTGGTTATG GCTGTAGATCAATCCAGTCCAGCCTTTGAAGCTGGTTTAAGACCAGGAGATCTTATAACGCATATAAATGGCGAGCCAGTCCAGGGTTTATATCATATACAAGTTCTTCAATTAATGTTGAGTGGTGGCGATCACGTAACATTGCGTAGTACACCATTAGAAAATACTAGTATTAAGACGGGCGGAAGGAGAAGAGATCTGACTCAGAGCAAAATGGCACGCAGAACGCTGCATAAACAGCGCAAACTAAAACGTGATCATTCCGATAAGAAACGAAAGACGTCCCTTTTTAAACGAATTAGTTCGAAACGAGCTAGTGTAGAGATGCAACAG CCATTAACTATCAGTTGTCCATTGTCAGCACCCATTCTATCCAGCGACAGCAAACCTCCACTTATG ATGGCTGCGGGAATCTGTTCACCGTCAATGGTAACACCTAGTCGGTCGTTCCAGTCATTCACACGTTCTCAAGAAACGTCACCATACTTTGCAGCCTGTACAAAGTCTGTCTGCAGCCCGTCACCTCCAACAAATCGCGTTAACTCGGATTCTTATCACTCCACGGGGAATTCAAGTCCCTGTTCCAGTCCAAACTCTTCGTCTCCAGGCTCCACTACGTCTGCTGCAAATCTACCGACTATCGCCAATCAGTCCCATTACCAGAGGCCGAGCACGCTTCACGGTTTGAAGCACAAATTACACACAGCTGCAAAGAACATTCATTCGCCGAATCGTAGAAAATCTGTGGGACATATACCATTGTCTCCATTGGCGAGAACTCCGAGTCCATCGCCCCTTCCAGCCAGTCCTACTAGAAGTCCTAGTCCGCTAGCTTTTCCTACAGGACATCAACCTGGTAGCTCGAATACTACGCAGTCCTATAGCCCAG GTGTCTGCTTATCAACGCCGAACAATCAGAAAAAAAGTTATGGACGACCGAAGTCAGCAGAGCCCGGTTCCCCGTTGTTGAGAAGGGCGCTTAGTCCAGACAGACTTCATCCTCGATCTGCGGAGAACAAAACATCGATCTCACCATTGGCAAACACAGTGGTGAAAGTAACTCCACGTGCAACTATAGCGCAATCCTACTCAGAAACCCCCGAGGAGTGTAGTGATAGCTTCAAAGAGCCAAACGACTCAAAAGTGGAGAAGAAAGTGTCAACGGAATCAAAGTCGGATTATTCGAAAATATCTCATGGGATATCGATCAATTTGGGAAACGTAGGTATATCTAATTCTTGCGGCAGCACACAGCTGCCCAGAATAGCAGAAGAGAAGGATTCACCGACCAGTTCAAAGGCTGACGATTACTCGAAGGAAGTTCTACCTTTAGATAAGATGGATAAAAATAACACGTCTATGAGTAAATTGACAGAATCAGAGAATACTGATGACCGTAGTGATCGTGTTGAATCAAAGACAGAGAGGCAGAATTTGTGTACAAAAAATTTAGAAGTTTTATCTATTAATAAGATTGAGGAGAGCGCTCAATCAGATAATTGTTCTAATGTACAAGCGCGTAGTTCGCAAAGCACATTTCACAAGCAATCTCAGAACATTGAAAAAGGTTCACAAGCTTCATCTCAAAAGACATCATCACAAAATAGTGAAAAAGGCTCGCAATCTTCGTGTCAAAAAATATTGTTGCAAGCTAGTGAAAAGAGTTTGCAATCTTCCGCCCAGAAAATATTATCACAAGCCAACGAAAGAGGCTTCATGCAAGGTGTATCACAGAAGTCATCTCAAAACAACGAGAAAGTGTCACTGGCTGCGGTGCAGAAACTACTTCAAGGCAATGAAAAAACATCTGTGCCTCATAAAGTGACCGAACAAAAGGCAGCTGGTAAAAATTCAGAGGCTAATCTGGAAGGGAGGAAAATATCGAAGAAGTACAAAATTGATAGCTCTGACGGCTCAAGTAACACTTCCTCCACACAACACTCGAACACATTTGAGGCTATGGGGACTGGGAAGGACAAGAAaaacaattaa